A single Mangifera indica cultivar Alphonso chromosome 20, CATAS_Mindica_2.1, whole genome shotgun sequence DNA region contains:
- the LOC123204059 gene encoding replication factor C subunit 2, which produces MASSSSSFSSSNLYDIPWVEKYRPNKISDIVGNEDAVSRLQVIARDGNMPNLILSGPPGTGKTSSILALAHELLGPNYKEAVLELNASDDRGIDVVRNKIKMFAQKKVTLTPGKHKIVILDEADSMTSGAQQALRRTMEIYSNSTRFALACNTSSKIIEPIQSRCAIVRFSRLSDQEILGRLMVVVQKEQVPYVPEGLEAIIFTADGDMRQALNNLQATYSGFRFVNQENVFKVCDQPHPLHVKNMVRNVLEGKYDDACSGLKQLYDLGYSPTDIITTVFRIIKSYDMAEYLKLEFMKETGFAHMRICDGVGSYLQLCGLLAKLSLVRETAKAP; this is translated from the exons ATGGCATCGTCGTCTTCTTCGTTTTCGAGTAGCAATCTCTATGACATCCCGTGGGTTGAGAAGTATCGTCCAAACAAAATCTCCGATATCGTCGGCAACGAAGACGCAGTCTCCAGGCTCCAAGTTATTGCTCGCGATGGCAACATGCCGAATCTAATCTTATCT ggtCCTCCGGGAACTGGTAAAACATCTAGTATTTTGGCCCTTGCACATGAGCTGTTGGGGCCAAACTATAAGGAGGCTGTTTTGGAGCTTAATGCATCAGATGATAG GGGTATAGATGTTGTGAGAAACAAGATTAAGATGTTTGCCCAAAAGAAAGTGACACTCACTCCAGGGAAGCACAAAATAGTAATTCTTGATGAAGCTGATAG TATGACATCTGGTGCTCAACAAGCCTTGAGGCGTACAATGGAAATTTACTCCAACTCTACTCGATTTGCCCTTGCGTGCAATACTTCTTCTAAGATTATTGAGCCAATTCAGAGTAGATGCGCCATTGTTCGATTTTCAAGATTATCTGATCAAGAGATACTCGGTCGCCTCATGGTGGTGGTTCAAAAAGAACAG GTTCCTTATGTGCCTGAAGGTCTTGAAGCAATTATTTTCACAGCTGATGGTGACATGAGGCAGGCATTGAATAACTTGCAAGCTACATACAGTGGATTTCGGTTTGTTAACCAGGAAAATGTTTTCAAG GTATGTGACCAGCCTCACCCATTGCATGTCAAGAATATGGTCCGCAACGTGCTTGAGGGGAAATATGATGATGCTTGTTCTGGTCTGAAGCAGCTCTATGATTTGGGTTATTCCCCTACTGACATTATCACCACCGTTTTCCGTATCATAAAGAGCTATGACATGGCTGAGTATCTAAAATTGGAATTCATGAAG GAAACTGGTTTTGCCCATATGAGAATATGTGATGGAGTTGGTTCATATCTTCAGCTATGTGGTCTTCTGGCTAAGCTTTCCCTTGTTCGTGAAACAGCTAAAGCACCATAA
- the LOC123203973 gene encoding 60S ribosomal protein L24-like has product MVLKTELCKFSGAKIYPGKGIRFVRSDSQVFLFANSKCKRYFHNRLKPSKLTWTAMYRKQHKKDIAAEAVKKKRRTTKKPYSRSIVGATLEVIQKRRTEKQEVRNAAREAALREIKERIKKTKDEKKAKKAEVMAKTQKTKGGGVSKAPAPKGPKLGGGGGKR; this is encoded by the exons ATGGTTCTCAA GACTGAGCTCTGCAAATTTAGTGGTGCCAAGATATACCCTGGAAAGGGTATCAGATTTGTTCGCTCTGATTCTCAG GTTTTTCTCTTTGCCAATTCAAAATGCAAGAGGTACTTTCATAACCGTTTGAAGCCATCTAAGCTTACATGGACAGCCATGTACAGGAAACAACATAAGAAG GACATTGCTGCTGAGGCTGTGAAGAAGAAGCGTCGCACAACCAAAAAACCTTACTCAAGGTCTATTGTTGGTGCCACCTTGGAAGTTATACAGAAGAGGAGGACTGAGAAGCAAGAAGTCCGAAATGCTGCGAGGGAGGCAGCACTTCG TGAAATTAAGGAGAGGATCAAGAAAACTAAGGATGAGAAGAAGGCAAAGAAAGCAGAGGTGATGGCTAAGACACAGAAGACCAAGGGTGGTGGTGTGAGCAAGGCTCCTGCACCAAAGGGGCCCAAgcttggtggtggtggtggaaagCGATGA